One genomic segment of Pseudomonas fortuita includes these proteins:
- the rloA gene encoding retropepsin-like aspartic peptidase RloA, with the protein MRLTPVLLLLCLTLLPALGQAAGKTVYGLNEYARLGDLDLEVAAKLDTGAKTASLSARDIKRFKRNGESWVRFYLAIDAAHSHPIERPLARVSKIKRRAGDYDAESGKAYTARPVIELEICMGQAMRTIEVNLTDRSAFQFPLLIGSEALKHFDALVDPSLKYAAGKPACATDAPKAE; encoded by the coding sequence ATGAGACTTACACCCGTTTTATTGCTGCTATGCCTCACCCTGCTGCCGGCCCTTGGCCAAGCTGCGGGCAAGACCGTCTATGGCCTGAACGAATATGCACGGCTGGGCGACCTGGACCTGGAAGTGGCTGCCAAGCTCGACACCGGTGCCAAGACCGCCTCGCTCAGCGCCCGTGACATCAAGCGCTTCAAGCGCAACGGCGAAAGCTGGGTGCGCTTCTACCTGGCCATCGATGCTGCCCATTCGCACCCGATCGAGCGTCCGCTGGCACGCGTGAGCAAGATCAAGCGCCGGGCCGGCGACTATGATGCCGAATCGGGCAAGGCCTACACGGCACGCCCGGTCATCGAACTTGAAATCTGCATGGGCCAGGCCATGCGCACCATCGAAGTCAACCTCACCGACCGCAGCGCCTTCCAGTTCCCGCTGCTGATCGGCTCCGAGGCGCTCAAGCACTTCGACGCGCTGGTCGACCCAAGCCTTAAATATGCGGCCGGCAAACCTGCCTGTGCCACCGACGCTCCCAAAGCAGAGTAA
- a CDS encoding GntR family transcriptional regulator — protein MQDLSTPSPVLTDETETLSENVFRRIQAAIVKGEIAPGSKISEPELARTYGISRGPLREAIHRLEGQRLLVRVPHVGARVVSLNHAELIELYEIRESLEGMACRLAAERMSQGDIDELRRVLDTHERDAAFQAGLGYYQQEGDYDFHYRIIQGSGNQTLVKMLCGELYQLVRMYRIQFSATPNRPRQAFAEHHRILDAIADRDGELAELLMRRHIGASKRNIERHYLDAHNNSPRGEK, from the coding sequence ATGCAGGACCTTTCCACCCCCAGCCCGGTGCTGACAGACGAAACGGAAACCTTGTCTGAAAACGTCTTCAGGCGCATTCAGGCGGCCATCGTCAAGGGCGAAATCGCCCCCGGCAGCAAGATTTCCGAGCCGGAGCTGGCGCGCACCTACGGCATCAGCCGCGGGCCGCTGCGCGAGGCCATCCACCGCCTGGAGGGCCAGCGCCTGTTAGTGCGCGTGCCGCATGTTGGGGCGCGCGTGGTGTCGTTGAACCACGCCGAGCTGATCGAGCTCTACGAAATTCGCGAGTCGCTGGAAGGCATGGCCTGCCGCCTGGCTGCCGAGCGCATGAGCCAAGGCGACATCGACGAACTGCGCCGGGTGCTCGATACCCATGAGCGCGATGCTGCGTTTCAGGCCGGCCTGGGTTACTACCAGCAGGAAGGCGACTACGACTTCCATTACCGGATCATCCAGGGCAGCGGCAACCAGACCTTGGTCAAGATGCTGTGCGGCGAACTGTACCAATTGGTGCGCATGTATCGCATCCAGTTCTCTGCCACGCCCAATCGGCCACGCCAGGCGTTTGCCGAACACCACCGCATACTCGATGCCATCGCCGACCGTGACGGCGAGCTGGCCGAACTCCTGATGCGCCGCCACATCGGCGCGTCCAAGCGCAACATCGAGCGTCACTATCTGGACGCCCACAACAACAGCCCACGAGGTGAGAAATGA
- the prpB gene encoding methylisocitrate lyase: MTVKSTPGQRFRDAVAAEHPLQVVGAINANHALLAKRAGFKAIYLSGGGVAAGSLGLPDLGITGLDDVLTDVRRITDVCDVPLLVDVDTGFGASAFNVARTVRSMSKFGAAAIHIEDQVGAKRCGHRPNKEIVSQQEMVDRIKAAVDARSDDSFVIMARTDALAVEGLNAALDRAEACIEAGADMIFPEAITELQMYKTFADRVKAPILANITEFGATPLYTTEELASVDVSLVLYPLSAFRAMNKAAENVYTALRRDGTQKNVIDTMQTRMELYDAIGYHAFEQSLDALFAQKKG, from the coding sequence ATGACTGTGAAGAGCACCCCCGGTCAGCGTTTTCGCGATGCCGTTGCCGCCGAGCATCCACTGCAGGTGGTTGGCGCCATCAACGCCAACCATGCGCTGCTGGCCAAGCGCGCCGGCTTCAAGGCCATCTACCTGTCCGGTGGCGGTGTGGCCGCAGGCTCGCTGGGCCTGCCGGACCTGGGCATCACCGGCCTGGACGACGTGCTCACCGATGTGCGCCGGATTACCGACGTGTGCGACGTGCCGTTGCTGGTGGATGTCGACACCGGCTTCGGTGCGTCAGCCTTCAACGTCGCCCGCACCGTGCGCTCGATGAGCAAGTTCGGCGCTGCCGCCATCCATATCGAGGACCAGGTTGGCGCCAAACGCTGTGGCCACCGCCCGAACAAGGAAATCGTCAGCCAGCAGGAAATGGTCGACCGCATCAAGGCGGCCGTCGATGCCCGCAGCGACGACAGCTTCGTGATCATGGCGCGTACCGATGCCCTGGCCGTCGAAGGCCTGAACGCAGCCCTTGATCGCGCCGAGGCGTGCATCGAGGCTGGCGCCGACATGATCTTCCCGGAGGCCATCACCGAGTTGCAGATGTACAAGACGTTCGCTGATCGGGTGAAGGCACCGATTCTGGCCAATATCACCGAATTCGGCGCCACGCCGCTGTATACCACCGAAGAGCTGGCCTCGGTCGACGTGTCTCTGGTGCTGTACCCGCTGTCGGCGTTCCGAGCCATGAACAAGGCGGCCGAGAACGTATACACCGCGCTGCGCCGCGACGGCACCCAGAAAAATGTGATTGACACCATGCAGACCCGCATGGAGCTCTACGATGCCATTGGTTATCACGCCTTCGAGCAGAGCCTCGACGCGCTGTTTGCCCAGAAAAAGGGCTGA
- the prpC gene encoding bifunctional 2-methylcitrate synthase/citrate synthase, whose translation MAEAKVLSGAGLRGQVAGQTALSTVGQAGAGLTYRGYDVRDLAAGAEFEEVAYLLLYGELPSQAELDDYKRKLKGLRDLPQALKEVLERIPRDAHPMDVMRTGCSVLGTLEPELTFEAQRDKTDRLLALFPAVMCYWYRFTHHGVRIDCTSDEDTLGGHFLHLLHGKKPSELHVKVMNVSLILYAEHEFNASTFTARVCASTLSDLYSCVTAAIGSLRGPLHGGANEAAMELIERFQSPQEATAELLRMLERKDKIMGFGHAIYKESDPRNEVIKGWSKQLADEVGDTVLYPVSEAIDKTMWEQKRLFPNADFYHASAYHFMGIPTKLFTPIFVCSRLTGWAAHVFEQRANNRIIRPSAEYVGVEQRQFVPIEQR comes from the coding sequence ATGGCCGAAGCGAAAGTACTCAGTGGCGCAGGTCTGCGCGGTCAGGTGGCCGGCCAGACCGCACTGTCGACCGTGGGCCAGGCCGGTGCCGGGCTGACCTATCGCGGTTACGACGTACGTGACCTGGCAGCAGGTGCCGAATTCGAAGAAGTCGCTTACCTGCTGCTGTACGGCGAACTACCCTCCCAGGCCGAGCTGGATGACTACAAGCGCAAGCTCAAGGGCCTGCGTGACCTGCCGCAAGCCTTGAAAGAAGTACTGGAACGTATCCCGCGTGACGCTCACCCGATGGACGTGATGCGCACCGGTTGCTCGGTGTTGGGCACCCTGGAGCCAGAGCTGACCTTTGAAGCCCAGCGTGACAAGACCGACCGCTTGCTGGCGCTGTTCCCGGCAGTGATGTGCTACTGGTACCGCTTTACCCACCATGGCGTACGCATCGACTGCACCAGTGACGAAGACACGCTCGGCGGCCACTTCCTGCATCTGCTGCACGGCAAGAAGCCGAGCGAGCTGCACGTCAAGGTCATGAATGTGTCGCTGATCCTCTACGCCGAGCACGAGTTCAACGCCTCGACCTTCACCGCCCGCGTCTGCGCGTCGACCTTGTCCGACCTGTACTCCTGCGTCACGGCCGCCATCGGTTCGCTGCGCGGCCCGCTGCACGGGGGGGCCAACGAGGCAGCGATGGAGTTGATCGAGCGTTTCCAGAGCCCGCAGGAAGCCACTGCCGAGCTGCTGCGCATGCTGGAGCGCAAGGACAAGATCATGGGCTTTGGCCACGCCATCTACAAAGAGTCCGACCCGCGCAACGAGGTGATCAAGGGCTGGTCGAAGCAGTTGGCTGACGAAGTGGGCGACACCGTGCTGTACCCGGTTTCCGAAGCCATCGACAAGACCATGTGGGAGCAGAAGCGCCTGTTCCCCAACGCTGACTTCTACCATGCGTCGGCGTATCACTTCATGGGCATTCCGACCAAGCTGTTCACCCCGATCTTCGTCTGTTCGCGCCTGACCGGCTGGGCGGCGCACGTCTTCGAGCAGCGCGCCAACAACCGCATCATCCGCCCGAGCGCCGAGTATGTCGGCGTCGAGCAGCGTCAGTTCGTGCCCATCGAGCAGCGCTGA
- the acnD gene encoding Fe/S-dependent 2-methylisocitrate dehydratase AcnD: MNTAFRKHLPGTDLDYFDARAAVEAIKPGAYDGLPYTSRVLAENLVRRCDPATLDASLGQLIERQRDLDFPWFPARVVCHDILGQTALVDLAGLRDAIADKGGDPAAVNPVVPVQLIVDHSLAVECGGFDPQAFEKNRAIEDRRNEDRFHFINWTKKAFKNVDVIQPGNGIMHQINLEKMSPVIHNDRGVAYPDTCVGTDSHTPHVDALGVIAIGVGGLEAENVMLGRASWMRLPEIVGVELTGKLAPNITATDLVLALTEFLRKQKVVGAYLEFHGEGARALTLGDRATISNMAPEYGATAAMFAIDQQTIDYLRLTGREEQQVKLVETYAKATGLWADSLGGAVYERTLRFDLASVVRNMAGPSNPHARVATSDLAAKGIAGSWEEVPGQMPDGAVIIAAITSCTNTSNPRNVIAAGLIARNANRLGLARKPWVKSSLAPGSKAVQLYLEEAGLEKELEQLGFGIVAFACTTCNGMSGALDPAIQQEIIDRDLYATAVLSGNRNFDGRIHPYAKQAFLASPPLVVAYAIAGTIRFDIEKDVLGVVDGKEIRLKDIWPSDEEIDAVVRAAVKPEQFRKVYIPMFAIEEDRGPKVAPLYDWRPMSTYIRRPPYWEGALAGERTLRGMRPLAVLPDNITTDHLSPSNAIMLDSAAGEYLAKMGLPEEDFNSYATHRGDHLTAQRATFANPKLFNEMVRKEDGSVKQGSLARIEPEGKVTRMWEAIETYMQRKQPLIIVAGADYGQGSSRDWAAKGVRLAGVEAIVAEGFERIHRTNLVGMGVLPLEFKPGTDRKTLGLDGSETYDVIGARTPRATLTLVVTRATGERLEVPVTCRLDTAEEVSIYEAGGVLQRFAQDFLEATA, from the coding sequence ATGAACACAGCATTTCGCAAGCACCTGCCAGGCACCGACCTGGACTACTTCGATGCCCGTGCGGCGGTCGAGGCGATCAAGCCCGGCGCCTACGACGGCCTGCCTTACACGTCCCGCGTGCTCGCCGAGAACCTGGTGCGCCGCTGCGACCCGGCAACCCTCGACGCCTCGCTGGGCCAGCTGATCGAGCGCCAGCGCGACCTCGACTTCCCATGGTTCCCGGCCCGCGTGGTGTGCCACGACATCCTCGGCCAGACCGCGCTGGTCGACCTCGCCGGCCTGCGCGATGCCATTGCCGACAAGGGTGGCGACCCAGCTGCCGTCAACCCGGTGGTACCGGTGCAACTGATCGTCGACCACTCGCTGGCAGTGGAGTGCGGTGGCTTCGACCCGCAGGCCTTCGAGAAGAACCGCGCCATTGAAGACCGCCGCAACGAAGACCGCTTTCACTTCATCAACTGGACCAAGAAGGCGTTCAAGAATGTCGACGTGATCCAGCCGGGCAACGGCATCATGCACCAGATCAACCTGGAGAAGATGTCGCCTGTCATCCACAACGACCGCGGCGTGGCCTACCCGGACACCTGCGTCGGCACCGATAGCCACACCCCGCATGTTGATGCCTTGGGCGTGATCGCCATCGGCGTGGGCGGCCTGGAAGCAGAGAACGTGATGCTCGGCCGCGCCTCCTGGATGCGCCTGCCGGAAATCGTCGGCGTCGAGCTGACCGGCAAGCTGGCACCGAACATCACCGCCACCGACCTGGTGCTGGCCTTGACCGAATTCCTGCGCAAACAGAAGGTAGTTGGCGCCTATCTGGAGTTTCACGGTGAAGGTGCCCGGGCCCTGACCCTGGGCGACCGCGCCACCATTTCCAACATGGCGCCGGAATACGGCGCCACCGCAGCGATGTTCGCCATCGACCAGCAGACCATCGACTACCTGCGCCTGACCGGCCGTGAAGAGCAGCAGGTCAAGCTGGTGGAAACCTATGCCAAGGCCACCGGCCTGTGGGCTGACAGCCTGGGCGGCGCCGTCTACGAGCGCACCCTGCGCTTCGACCTGGCGAGCGTGGTGCGCAATATGGCCGGCCCGTCCAACCCGCACGCTCGCGTGGCTACCAGCGACCTGGCAGCCAAAGGCATTGCCGGTAGCTGGGAAGAGGTGCCTGGGCAGATGCCGGACGGCGCGGTAATCATTGCCGCGATCACCAGCTGCACCAACACCAGCAACCCGCGTAACGTGATCGCCGCTGGCCTGATTGCACGCAATGCCAACAGGCTGGGGCTGGCCCGCAAACCGTGGGTCAAGTCGTCGCTGGCGCCAGGTTCCAAGGCTGTGCAGCTGTACCTGGAAGAAGCGGGGCTGGAGAAGGAGCTGGAGCAACTCGGTTTCGGCATCGTCGCCTTCGCCTGCACCACCTGCAACGGGATGTCCGGTGCCCTGGACCCGGCGATCCAGCAAGAAATCATCGACCGAGACCTGTACGCCACCGCCGTGCTGTCGGGCAACCGCAACTTCGACGGGCGTATCCACCCGTATGCCAAGCAGGCCTTCCTGGCCTCGCCGCCGCTGGTGGTGGCCTATGCCATTGCCGGTACCATCCGCTTCGACATCGAAAAGGATGTGCTGGGCGTGGTCGATGGCAAGGAAATCCGCCTCAAGGACATCTGGCCGAGTGATGAAGAGATTGATGCCGTGGTGCGTGCTGCGGTGAAGCCAGAACAGTTCCGCAAGGTGTATATCCCGATGTTCGCCATCGAGGAAGACCGTGGGCCGAAGGTGGCGCCGCTGTATGACTGGCGCCCGATGAGCACCTACATCCGTCGCCCCCCGTACTGGGAAGGCGCATTGGCGGGTGAGCGTACCCTGCGCGGCATGCGCCCGCTGGCGGTACTGCCGGACAACATCACCACCGACCACCTGTCGCCGTCCAACGCCATCATGCTCGACAGCGCCGCCGGTGAGTACCTGGCGAAGATGGGCTTGCCGGAAGAGGACTTCAACTCCTACGCCACTCACCGTGGCGACCACCTGACCGCTCAGCGTGCCACCTTCGCCAACCCCAAGCTGTTCAATGAAATGGTGCGCAAGGAAGACGGTAGCGTGAAGCAGGGCTCGCTGGCGCGTATCGAGCCGGAAGGCAAGGTCACCCGCATGTGGGAGGCAATCGAGACCTACATGCAGCGTAAACAGCCGCTGATCATTGTTGCCGGCGCCGACTACGGCCAGGGTTCGTCCCGTGACTGGGCGGCCAAGGGCGTGCGCCTGGCGGGTGTCGAGGCCATTGTCGCCGAGGGCTTCGAACGCATACACCGCACCAACCTGGTGGGCATGGGTGTATTGCCGCTGGAGTTCAAGCCAGGCACCGACCGCAAGACTCTGGGCCTGGACGGCAGCGAGACCTATGACGTGATTGGCGCGCGTACGCCACGGGCGACCCTGACGTTGGTGGTTACCCGCGCCACTGGCGAGCGCCTGGAAGTGCCGGTGACCTGCCGCCTGGACACTGCAGAGGAGGTGTCGATCTACGAAGCGGGCGGCGTGCTGCAGCGCTTTGCCCAGGACTTCCTCGAAGCGACCGCCTGA
- the prpF gene encoding 2-methylaconitate cis-trans isomerase PrpF, with the protein MAHVPQIKIPATYIRGGTSKGVFFRLQDLPEQAQIPGPARDALLLRVIGSPDPYGKQIDGMGGATSSTSKTVILSQSIKPEHDVDYLFGQVSIDKAFVDWSGNCGNLSAAVGSFAISSGLVDPARIPRNGIATVRIWQANIGKTIIAHVPITEGEVQETGDFELDGVTFPAAEVQLAFLDPAADEDGDGGAMFPTGQLIDDLEVPGVGTFKATLINAGIPTIFINAADLGYTGTELQDAINGDPQALLRFETIRAHGAVRMGLIDNVEQAAGRQHTPKVAFVAPPSTYTASSGKSVQASDIDLLVRALSMGKLHHAMMGTAAVAIGTAAAIPGTLVNLAAGGGERSAVRFGHPSGTLRVGAEARQVGGEWTVTKAIMSRSARVLMEGWVRVPGDSF; encoded by the coding sequence ATGGCACATGTACCCCAGATCAAAATCCCCGCTACCTATATCCGTGGCGGCACCAGCAAGGGCGTGTTCTTCCGCCTGCAAGACCTGCCCGAACAGGCGCAAATCCCCGGCCCCGCGCGCGACGCACTGCTGCTGCGGGTCATTGGCAGCCCTGACCCTTACGGCAAGCAGATCGACGGCATGGGCGGCGCGACGTCGAGCACCAGCAAGACCGTGATCCTGTCGCAAAGCATCAAGCCTGAGCACGATGTCGACTACCTGTTCGGCCAGGTCAGCATCGACAAGGCTTTCGTCGACTGGAGCGGCAACTGCGGCAACCTGTCCGCCGCAGTGGGTTCGTTCGCCATCAGCAGCGGCCTGGTCGACCCGGCGCGCATTCCGCGCAACGGCATCGCCACGGTGCGTATCTGGCAGGCGAATATCGGCAAGACCATCATCGCCCACGTCCCGATCACCGAAGGTGAAGTCCAGGAGACCGGCGATTTCGAGCTCGACGGCGTGACCTTCCCGGCCGCCGAGGTGCAACTGGCGTTTCTTGACCCGGCAGCCGATGAAGACGGCGACGGCGGCGCCATGTTCCCTACCGGCCAGCTGATTGATGACCTGGAAGTGCCGGGTGTCGGCACCTTCAAGGCGACCTTGATCAATGCTGGTATCCCGACCATTTTTATCAACGCTGCCGATCTCGGCTACACCGGTACCGAACTGCAGGACGCCATCAACGGCGACCCTCAGGCGCTGCTGCGGTTCGAGACCATTCGCGCCCATGGCGCCGTGCGCATGGGGCTGATCGACAACGTTGAACAGGCTGCCGGGCGTCAGCACACACCAAAAGTGGCGTTCGTTGCGCCACCGAGCACCTACACTGCGTCCAGTGGCAAGTCGGTGCAGGCAAGTGATATCGACCTGCTGGTGCGGGCCTTGTCGATGGGCAAGCTGCACCATGCCATGATGGGGACGGCGGCGGTGGCGATCGGCACTGCGGCGGCCATTCCGGGCACGCTGGTCAACCTCGCCGCTGGTGGGGGCGAGCGTAGCGCTGTGCGTTTTGGCCACCCTTCGGGCACCCTGCGGGTCGGGGCCGAGGCGCGGCAGGTGGGGGGGGAGTGGACAGTAACCAAGGCAATCATGAGCCGCAGTGCTCGCGTGCTGATGGAGGGCTGGGTTCGCGTGCCTGGCGACAGCTTCTAA
- the prpD gene encoding 2-methylcitrate dehydratase produces the protein MSANVDLNDRPDYDRVLQTLADYALGYRVESLEALDTARNCLMDTLGCGLLALRFPECTKLLGPQVEGTLVPNGARVPGTAYRLDPVKAAWDIGCTVRWLDYNDTWLAAEWAHPSDNLGGILAVADHLSQKHVAAGEAPLLMRDVLEAMVMAHEIQGVLALENSFNRVGLDHVILVKVASTAVCARLMGANREQMLSALSHAFVDGQALRTYRHAPNAGSRKSWAAGDASSRGVRLADIALRGEMGVPSVLTAPQWGFYDVLFSHTNKDLALKPAGQQALRVSQALGSYVMENVLFKVSFPAEFHAQTACEAAVTLHPLVRNRLHEIDRIVITTQESAIRIISKSGPLANAADRDHCLQYMVAIPLIFGHLMAEHYEDAFHANHPSIDRLREKMEVVEDPRFSREYLEPDKRSIANALQVFFKDGSSTAQVVVEYPIGHRRRRGEGIPLLEAKFRANLGTRFARQRCAQIVNVCKDQQRLEGMAVHRFVDLFVI, from the coding sequence ATGAGCGCCAACGTAGACCTCAACGACCGCCCGGACTACGACCGGGTGCTGCAAACCCTGGCCGACTACGCCCTCGGTTACCGGGTCGAGTCCCTCGAGGCCCTGGACACCGCGCGCAATTGCCTGATGGACACCCTTGGCTGCGGCCTGCTGGCCCTGCGCTTCCCTGAATGCACCAAGCTCCTCGGCCCTCAGGTGGAAGGCACGCTGGTCCCCAATGGTGCCCGCGTCCCCGGCACCGCCTACCGTCTGGACCCGGTCAAGGCTGCCTGGGACATCGGCTGCACGGTGCGCTGGCTGGACTACAACGACACCTGGCTGGCCGCTGAATGGGCTCATCCCTCGGATAACCTTGGCGGTATCCTGGCTGTTGCTGATCACCTGTCCCAGAAACATGTAGCCGCAGGTGAGGCACCGCTGCTGATGCGTGATGTGCTTGAGGCCATGGTCATGGCGCATGAGATCCAGGGTGTGCTGGCACTGGAAAATTCATTCAACCGCGTCGGCCTCGATCATGTGATTCTGGTGAAGGTGGCTTCAACCGCCGTGTGTGCCAGGCTGATGGGGGCCAATCGCGAGCAGATGCTCTCGGCCTTGTCCCACGCCTTTGTCGACGGTCAGGCCCTGCGTACCTATCGCCACGCGCCCAATGCAGGTTCGCGCAAGTCCTGGGCCGCTGGTGATGCTTCCAGCCGGGGCGTGCGCCTGGCCGATATCGCCCTGCGCGGGGAGATGGGCGTGCCGAGCGTGCTCACGGCCCCGCAGTGGGGCTTCTACGACGTGTTGTTCAGCCATACCAACAAAGATCTGGCACTCAAACCTGCCGGGCAGCAGGCGCTGCGTGTGTCGCAGGCCTTGGGCAGCTACGTGATGGAAAACGTGCTGTTCAAGGTCAGTTTCCCTGCCGAATTCCACGCCCAGACCGCCTGCGAGGCGGCGGTAACCCTGCATCCACTGGTACGCAACCGCCTGCATGAAATCGACCGTATCGTCATCACCACTCAGGAGTCGGCGATCCGCATCATTTCCAAGAGTGGCCCGCTGGCCAATGCTGCCGATCGTGACCACTGCCTGCAGTACATGGTGGCGATACCGCTGATCTTTGGTCATTTGATGGCCGAGCATTATGAGGATGCCTTCCATGCCAACCACCCGAGCATCGACCGCCTGCGCGAGAAGATGGAGGTGGTCGAAGACCCGCGCTTCAGTCGCGAGTATCTGGAGCCGGACAAGCGCTCGATTGCCAACGCGCTGCAGGTGTTTTTCAAGGATGGCAGCAGTACCGCGCAGGTCGTGGTGGAGTACCCGATCGGGCACCGGCGGCGGCGCGGGGAGGGCATACCGCTGCTGGAGGCCAAGTTCAGGGCAAACCTGGGGACGCGATTTGCCCGTCAGCGGTGTGCGCAGATTGTGAATGTGTGCAAGGACCAGCAGCGGCTGGAGGGGATGGCGGTGCACAGGTTTGTGGATTTGTTTGTGATCTGA